The following proteins are encoded in a genomic region of Thermodesulfobacteriota bacterium:
- a CDS encoding Re/Si-specific NAD(P)(+) transhydrogenase subunit alpha, which produces MIVGIPKETSPGESRVAIVPNTVPSLQKAGFVVHVETGAGLEAGFPDNLFQDQGAVISDRSEVFEKADVILQINTVGSNPETDSQDISLLKEGQIVIGLIDALSNADAVRALADSKVKSFALELVPRITRAQAMDVLSSQANLAGYKSALLAADSMPRIFPMMMTAAGTITPARVLVIGAGVAGLQAIATANRLGAIVSAYDIRPAVKEQVQSLGAKFVELELETGEAEDEGGYAKAMDEEFYKKQRELMTKVVAENDAVITTASIPGKKAPILVTQEMVDGMKPGSVIVDLAAESGGNCEATKAGETVDVGGVKVIGPVNVPSTVPYHASQMYAKNIANLLLLMVKDEELNIDLEDEILKESLVTDGGNVVNDRVKEAHSL; this is translated from the coding sequence ATGATAGTCGGAATTCCTAAAGAAACATCACCAGGTGAGAGCAGAGTAGCAATAGTACCGAACACAGTTCCATCCTTACAGAAGGCAGGATTTGTAGTTCATGTGGAAACAGGCGCTGGTCTGGAGGCCGGTTTCCCTGACAATCTTTTTCAAGACCAGGGCGCAGTTATTTCTGATCGCTCTGAAGTATTCGAAAAGGCCGATGTAATTTTACAGATTAACACCGTAGGCTCAAACCCTGAAACAGATTCACAAGACATTTCTTTACTTAAAGAAGGACAGATAGTTATTGGACTAATTGATGCACTTTCAAATGCAGACGCTGTAAGAGCTCTTGCAGACAGTAAGGTCAAATCATTTGCTCTTGAGCTAGTTCCTAGAATAACTAGAGCCCAGGCCATGGACGTTTTATCTTCTCAGGCTAACCTTGCAGGATATAAATCTGCACTTCTTGCAGCAGATTCAATGCCTAGAATTTTTCCTATGATGATGACAGCAGCAGGAACAATTACTCCTGCCAGAGTGCTAGTCATTGGAGCTGGTGTTGCTGGACTTCAGGCAATTGCTACAGCCAATCGTTTAGGGGCAATAGTTTCAGCATACGATATCCGTCCAGCAGTTAAAGAGCAGGTACAGAGTTTAGGAGCCAAGTTCGTTGAGCTTGAGCTGGAAACAGGTGAAGCTGAAGATGAAGGCGGCTATGCAAAAGCAATGGATGAGGAGTTTTATAAAAAGCAGCGTGAGCTAATGACAAAAGTTGTAGCAGAAAATGACGCTGTAATTACAACAGCTTCTATTCCCGGAAAAAAGGCACCTATTCTAGTTACTCAAGAAATGGTAGACGGCATGAAGCCGGGATCCGTAATTGTTGATTTAGCTGCAGAAAGCGGCGGCAATTGCGAAGCAACAAAAGCAGGTGAGACCGTGGATGTAGGAGGCGTAAAAGTAATAGGCCCCGTCAATGTGCCATCAACTGTCCCTTATCACGCAAGCCAAATGTACGCTAAAAATATCGCAAATCTACTTTTGTTAATGGTAAAAGACGAAGAATTAAACATAGATTTAGAAGATGAAATTTTAAAAGAATCACTCGTCACAGACGGGGGTAATGTCGTAAACGACAGAGTTAAAGAAGCACATAGTTTATAA